In one window of Arachis ipaensis cultivar K30076 chromosome B06, Araip1.1, whole genome shotgun sequence DNA:
- the LOC107647346 gene encoding uncharacterized protein LOC107647346, translated as MISSLQLLSSGSECFDDAKLYGSVVGTLQYLCITRPDISFAVSKVSQFMHSPLLSHWKAVKRILSYLQGTKEHGLLIHPSSDYRLYGFANTDWAADLEDRRSISGYCVFLEPNLVTWCCRKQTTISRSSTEAEFRSLAACEGELVWLTNLLTELKIPMKTIPTIFCDNLSIVLLTTNPVQHNRTKHFQLDVQIIREKLKANSLHVIHIPGHEQVADILPRPLSATAFQRLKDKLRVIQRPHSSLRGAVEAGKEAQGHGLIKKVQEIVKS; from the coding sequence ATGATTTCATCATTACAATTGTTGTCCAGTGGTTCTGAATGTTTTGATGATGCTAAGTTGTATGGTAGTGTGGTAGGTACATTACAATACTTGTGCATAACCCGACCAGATATATCCTTTGCAGTGAGCAAAGTGAGCCAGTTTATGCATTCTCCTTTGCTTTCTCACTGGAAGGCGGTAAAGAGAATCCTTAGCTATCTGCAGGGTACTAAGGAGCATGGATTGTTGATACATCCCAGCAGTGATTACAGGCTCTATGGATTTGCAAACACGGACTGGGCAGCAGACTTGGAGGATAGGCGTTCTATCTCTGGTTATTGTGTATTCCTCGAACCTAACTTGGTTACTTGGTGTTGCAGGAAACAAACTACCATAAGTAGGAGTTCCACTGAGGCAGAATTTCGAAGCTTAGCTGCCTGTGAAGGAGAGTTGGTGTGGCTCACAAATCTGCTGACTGAATTGAAGATACCCATGAAGACAATTCCTACAATTTTTTGTGACAATCTCAGTATAGTTCTTCTTACTACCAACCCTGTTCAGCATAATCGAACTAAACACTTTCAACTTGATGTTCAAATTATTAGAGAAAAGCTTAAGGCAAATTCTCTGCATGTAATACACATCCCAGGACATGAACAAGTAGCTGATATACTACCCAGGCCTCTTTCAGCGACTGCCTTTCAGAGATTGAAGGACAAACTTCGAGTGATTCAAAGACCACACTCGAGTTTGAGGGGGGCTGTTGAGGCAGGTAAAGAAGCCCAAGGTCATGGGCTGATCAAGAAAGTCCAAGAAATTGTTAAAAGTTGA
- the LOC107647347 gene encoding flowering locus K homology domain-like — translation MQRPKDANAKCLSQLQCTPTPTLGSSSSRVSSSWWRWPTFAPPSKQYMPPLIPYDNYYPTADLPPMDKQFHQAALSAYGRDPFAGIHPPSAQPQQSDATKVTQHMQIPLSYADAIIGASGANISYIRRASGASVTVRREGVCQA, via the exons ATGCAAAGACCAAAAG ATGCAAATGCCAAATGTTTGAGTCAACTACAATGCACCCCCACGCCAACCTTGGGTTCCTCCTCCTCAAGGGTTTCCAGCTCCTGGTGGCGGTGGCCTACTTTTGCACCCCCTAGTAAGCAATATATGCCACCATTAATTCCCTATGATAATTATTACCCAACAGCCGACCTGCCTCCTATGGACAAACAATTCCATCAGGCTGCACTATCTGCATATGGCAGGGATCCTTTCGCTGGAATTCATCCACCAAGTGCACAACCACAACAATCTGATGCAACTAAG GTTACGCAGCACATGCAAATTCCTCTATCATATGCAGATGCTATTATTGGAGCATCAGGTGCAAATATCAGTTACATTCGTCGTGCTAGTGGAGCAAGTGTTACGGTTAGGAGAGAAGGGGTGTGCCAGGCTTGA